Below is a genomic region from Deltaproteobacteria bacterium.
TACTTCATCACTCCGCGCGGTCACAGCACGCCCATCTTCGAGAGCTGGGGGATCGGAGGGCTGCTCGCGGGGCGGTCCGAAACCAGCCTCCGCCTGACGTATCAGTTCTGAGCGGGTCGCGCCGCCCGCTCAGCGCGCCGGCGGGGGACCTGCACCCGGATATTGGCGGACATGAAGCGGTGGTTCAGTTACGCGGCGGACGGGGCGGTCGTGGCAGGCGATTTCCACTCCCGGGATCGACCGAGGCCCGAGGACATCCGCGCGACCGGTGCGACCACCACCGGCGACACATCGCAGGCGCTGGCTACGTCAGAGTGCCATGAGGGGCGCGAAGTGAACGACAGCGCAGGGAACCTCGTCCGCGCGCTGCGACGGCGCCTGGGCATGACCCAGGAGCAGCTCGCGGCCGCTGTCGGGGTGGCCTTCTCGACCGTGAGCCGCTGGGAGAACGCACACCGTGAGCCGAGCCCGCTCTCGTGGCGCGCCGTCCAGGAGCTTGCCCGTCAGCGTGGTCTCGGCGAGCACTTCTTGCCGGGCCCGGGTCCAACCAACGCGGAATGACGCGTTCGCAGCCCGCGGCCCCCGCCCCCACGGTCGGTCGAAGAGGAGAGGCCGTGGAGACGCGACCTCCCGAGGTCAGGTCACGCTTCGAGCTGGCAGCCGCCCGCATGGCCGACGCCTGGCTCCGCGCCGGGGGCGTCCGAGTGTCGACCCACGATTTCCGGATCGCGCGGGACTTCCTCGAACGCGACGGCTGGACGGTGGAGGAGCTGCCGGGAGTGTTCGTGCGCCTGCGCTGCGGTGACCTGCTCTCGGATGAGATGACTCGCGAAGGCGCCGTGCTGGTCGCGCTCCGCCGCCTCGTGGCCCCGGGCGAATGGCGCCGACGCGCGCTCCGCAGCGGGGGTGCTCACGCCCCTCCTCCGGTCGAGATTCCGGCTGACATGGCCCCGCGCCCTTGGCCGAGGCGGCGTGCCTGCAGCCCGGGGAGTCCGCTCCCCGCGGCCGCTCGCCTCACTGCGTGAGCACGCAGCGCAGCTCCCTCCCGCGTGGGATGGCCGTCTTGACGCTCTTGATCCTGGCGAGGAGGGTGCTTCCACAGCGCCTCGAGACGCTGCCACGTGTCATCATCTTGCGCGTGACCCTCGCCGCCTTCCTCATCATGCGGCGTGCCGCGCGCGCGTGGCTCTTCGCCGCCCGGAGCTCCTCCCGCCGGGAGGGCGT
It encodes:
- a CDS encoding helix-turn-helix transcriptional regulator — protein: MKRWFSYAADGAVVAGDFHSRDRPRPEDIRATGATTTGDTSQALATSECHEGREVNDSAGNLVRALRRRLGMTQEQLAAAVGVAFSTVSRWENAHREPSPLSWRAVQELARQRGLGEHFLPGPGPTNAE